A portion of the Cryptomeria japonica chromosome 5, Sugi_1.0, whole genome shotgun sequence genome contains these proteins:
- the LOC131066166 gene encoding uncharacterized protein LOC131066166: MGYILRYRSPLGLTPKANPMASAKTRSSAPVLPRALQRSLSPTRYSFSTSLSTKHYISSPVITFDLARSVSPKRNLQARSPVRSVPPKAGQRAAVPAGSARKMCLCSPSNHPGAFRCNLHRNCPPSSSCSSASTNSQLHMRRSAMKNSLVRIGSVEGGEWMKKALSALIRPSSHQVRRRTSFQPRPSRLRHMTMAEDMAVS; this comes from the coding sequence ATGGGCTATATATTGAGGTACAGATCTCCACTCGGTTTGACACCAAAGGCAAATCCAATGGCTTCTGCAAAGACTAGATCCAGCGCCCCTGTTCTACCCCGTGCCCTTCAGCGCTCCCTTTCCCCCACCCGCTATTCATTTTCCACCTCTCTCTCCACTAAGCATTACATTTCTTCTCCTGTAATCACTTTCGACTTAGCCAGATCCGTGTCGCCAAAGAGGAATCTGCAGGCCCGCTCACCGGTCCGTTCGGTTCCGCCCAAGGCCGGGCAGAGGGCAGCCGTTCCAGCCGGTTCGGCGAGGAAGATGTGCTTGTGCTCGCCCAGCAATCATCCTGGCGCGTTCCGTTGCAATCTCCATAGGAATTGCCCCCCTTCCTCTTCCTGTTCCTCCGCTTCTACCAATTCTCAGCTGCACATGCGCAGATCCGCCATGAAAAACTCGCTGGTGAGAATTGGCAGCGTGGAAGGAGGAGAATGGATGAAGAAAGCACTCTCTGCGCTCATCAGGCCCTCCTCTCATCAAGTACGAAGGAGAACGTCGTTCCAACCACGGCCCAGCAGGCTCCGTCATATGACCATGGCAGAAGATATGGCCGTTTCGTGA